From Methanosarcina lacustris Z-7289, one genomic window encodes:
- a CDS encoding catalase has product MSEKKPSKVLTTGFGIPVGDDQNSLTAGERGPVLMQDVHLLDKLSHFDRERIPERVVHAKGAGAGGYFEVTADVTKYTKAKFLSKVGKRTEVFARFSTVGGERGSADAARDPRGFAIKFYTEDGNHDLTGNNTPVFFIRDPLKFPDFIHTQKRNPATNCKDPDMFWDFLSLTPESIHQVTILFSDRGTPATFRNMNGYSSHTYKWYNDKGEYFWVQYHFKTDQGIKNLTRQEAEKLSGTDPDHATRDLYAAIEKGDYPSWTLEMQIMTPEQAENYRFDIRDITKVWPHGDFPPIKVGKLVLNRNPTNYFAEVEQAAFSPANLVPGIGISPDKMLQARVFSYHDTHIHRLGPNYHLIPVNAPKHSPETSYQRDGFMRVDGNQGGGPNYWPNSFDGPAPNPAFLEPPFEVSGPAARTPYNYPNDDFVQPGNLYRDVMTEEDREHLVGNIVSHLSGAQKRIQLRQTALFFKADPDYGSRVAKGLGLDIKEVERLANMTKEERAKATEK; this is encoded by the coding sequence ATGAGTGAAAAGAAGCCTTCTAAGGTGTTAACTACCGGTTTTGGGATTCCTGTGGGGGATGATCAGAACAGCCTTACGGCAGGAGAACGTGGCCCTGTCCTTATGCAGGATGTCCATCTGCTGGACAAGCTCAGCCATTTCGACCGGGAACGCATTCCTGAACGTGTGGTACATGCCAAGGGTGCAGGTGCCGGCGGGTATTTCGAAGTGACTGCTGATGTAACAAAGTACACAAAAGCTAAGTTCCTTTCCAAAGTCGGCAAGCGTACCGAAGTTTTTGCCCGCTTTTCCACTGTAGGAGGGGAAAGAGGCTCGGCTGATGCAGCCCGTGACCCGCGTGGGTTTGCCATAAAGTTCTATACTGAAGATGGAAACCATGATTTGACCGGGAACAACACTCCTGTGTTTTTCATTCGCGATCCCTTGAAGTTTCCTGATTTTATCCACACACAGAAGCGTAATCCCGCTACAAACTGCAAAGATCCGGACATGTTCTGGGATTTCCTTTCCCTGACCCCTGAATCAATTCACCAGGTCACTATCCTTTTCTCTGATAGGGGTACTCCGGCTACCTTCAGGAACATGAACGGTTACTCAAGCCACACCTACAAGTGGTACAATGATAAAGGCGAATACTTCTGGGTACAGTACCATTTCAAGACCGACCAGGGCATAAAGAACCTGACCCGGCAGGAAGCGGAGAAATTAAGCGGGACGGACCCGGACCATGCAACAAGGGACCTGTATGCGGCTATCGAAAAAGGCGACTATCCTTCCTGGACCCTTGAGATGCAGATAATGACTCCTGAGCAGGCCGAGAATTATCGGTTTGATATCCGGGACATTACAAAGGTATGGCCCCACGGCGATTTTCCACCCATTAAGGTAGGAAAGCTTGTATTGAACCGGAACCCTACTAATTACTTTGCCGAAGTGGAACAGGCAGCCTTCAGTCCTGCAAACCTTGTGCCGGGAATTGGCATTTCTCCAGACAAGATGCTGCAGGCAAGGGTCTTTTCCTATCATGACACCCACATCCACAGGCTTGGCCCCAACTATCACCTGATCCCTGTAAATGCGCCAAAGCACTCGCCAGAGACCAGCTATCAGCGGGACGGTTTCATGCGTGTTGACGGCAATCAAGGCGGTGGACCCAATTACTGGCCCAACAGTTTTGACGGGCCTGCCCCCAACCCTGCTTTCCTGGAGCCGCCCTTTGAGGTCTCGGGACCTGCAGCCCGTACGCCTTACAACTACCCCAATGACGATTTTGTACAGCCTGGTAACCTGTATCGGGATGTCATGACCGAAGAGGACAGGGAGCACCTGGTAGGCAACATTGTATCTCACCTCTCAGGCGCCCAGAAACGCATCCAGCTCAGGCAGACAGCCCTGTTCTTCAAGGCTGACCCCGATTATGGGAGCCGGGTGGCTAAAGGTCTCGGGCTTGACATAAAAGAAGTTGAACGCCTTGCTAATATGACCAAAGAAGAGCGTGCAAAGGCGACTGAAAAATAA
- a CDS encoding MscL family protein: protein MGVVSEFKEFLYEYKVIPLAIALIMGIASTAFIKSFVDNIVMPIITPFIPGGAWQTATLEIGPIVLGWGAFLGELINFIIIAFVVFIIAKKMLKEEKVAKR, encoded by the coding sequence GTGGGAGTTGTAAGCGAGTTTAAAGAGTTTCTTTACGAATACAAGGTAATTCCACTGGCAATTGCTTTGATCATGGGTATCGCATCCACGGCTTTTATAAAATCTTTTGTGGATAACATCGTTATGCCGATCATCACACCTTTTATCCCTGGTGGGGCCTGGCAGACGGCAACGCTTGAAATAGGGCCGATAGTACTGGGCTGGGGTGCCTTTCTGGGAGAATTGATAAACTTCATTATTATTGCATTTGTGGTCTTTATCATCGCAAAAAAAATGTTAAAAGAGGAAAAAGTGGCCAAAAGGTAA
- a CDS encoding exodeoxyribonuclease III, whose product MSEHYNLISWNVNGLRAAIKKGFLDLLLEQKFDVICVQETKASLDKLPREAKNIPGYYNYFVSAERSGYSGVGTFLKEKPLKVETGMGIEEFDREGRFLRIDYNNFTLMNIYFPNGKASQERLEYKIAFYDAFLDYANALKAEGKKLVICGDVNTAHRDIDLAHPRENETISGFLPEERAWMDKFLAAGYLDTFRMFNREGGNYSWWSMRTRARERNVGWRLDYFFVSENLRENVKAAPIYPEVIGSDHCPVGLELEFQV is encoded by the coding sequence ATGTCGGAACATTATAACCTTATTTCCTGGAACGTAAACGGCCTCCGGGCTGCAATTAAAAAGGGCTTTCTGGATTTGCTGCTGGAGCAGAAATTCGATGTCATCTGCGTCCAGGAAACAAAAGCCTCCCTGGACAAGCTTCCGAGAGAAGCAAAGAACATTCCCGGTTACTATAATTACTTCGTTTCTGCGGAACGAAGCGGTTACAGTGGGGTCGGGACGTTTTTAAAGGAGAAACCCCTTAAAGTCGAAACCGGCATGGGAATTGAAGAGTTTGACAGGGAAGGCCGTTTTCTCAGAATCGATTATAATAATTTCACCCTGATGAACATCTATTTCCCAAACGGCAAAGCCTCTCAGGAACGCCTGGAATACAAAATTGCCTTTTATGACGCCTTTTTAGATTACGCAAATGCCCTTAAAGCCGAAGGCAAAAAGCTTGTCATCTGCGGAGACGTCAATACAGCCCACCGAGATATCGACCTTGCCCATCCCAGAGAAAACGAGACGATCTCCGGTTTTCTTCCCGAAGAGCGGGCATGGATGGATAAATTCCTTGCAGCCGGATATCTTGACACCTTCCGCATGTTCAACCGCGAAGGGGGGAACTATTCCTGGTGGTCAATGAGGACCCGGGCTCGCGAGAGAAACGTTGGTTGGCGCCTGGATTACTTCTTCGTCAGTGAAAACCTCAGGGAAAATGTAAAAGCTGCCCCGATTTACCCTGAAGTCATAGGTTCAGACCACTGCCCTGTGGGACTGGAGCTTGAGTTTCAGGTTTGA
- a CDS encoding RNA-guided endonuclease TnpB family protein, with product MLRGNIYRIYPNKEQKALMEKHFGSCRFVYNKLLEIKSLMYIKFRISLSEFDLNNHLLVLKEVYPWLKEVNAGALQQASRNLNKAFTNFFNFGYGYPQKKKKKDHHFSFQIPQHYSLDTSISKVLLPKFGWIKVKMHRKISKGSLKTITISRTPTGKYYISFLTNDGEKLPEKQEFSHATLIGIDVGVMTFATLSTGEKIDNPKFLKNSLERLKCLQIRVSKKVKGSKNQRKAVYKLAKIHEKISNQRHDFQHKVSNRLISENQAIAVETLNIKGLKKNHKLAQVISDSAWYSFVLKLTYKAEWVGKTILKIGMFEPSSKICNVCGYKLKELSLDIREWQCPDCKNTHDRDINAAINIKKIAVGTTV from the coding sequence ATGCTTCGAGGTAACATATACCGAATTTACCCTAATAAGGAGCAAAAAGCCCTTATGGAAAAACACTTCGGTAGCTGTCGTTTTGTCTATAATAAACTCCTTGAAATCAAATCGTTAATGTATATAAAATTCAGAATAAGTCTCTCGGAGTTTGACCTTAATAATCACCTCTTAGTTTTGAAAGAAGTGTATCCCTGGTTGAAAGAAGTTAATGCAGGAGCATTGCAACAAGCAAGTAGAAATCTGAATAAAGCTTTTACAAACTTCTTTAATTTTGGATATGGGTATCCTCAAAAGAAAAAGAAAAAGGATCACCATTTTTCGTTTCAGATTCCTCAACACTATAGTCTTGATACATCTATTTCCAAAGTTTTGTTGCCTAAGTTTGGTTGGATTAAGGTTAAGATGCATAGGAAAATTAGCAAAGGAAGTTTGAAAACTATAACTATATCCAGAACACCAACAGGAAAATACTACATAAGTTTTCTAACAAATGATGGAGAAAAACTTCCAGAAAAACAAGAATTTTCTCATGCTACCTTGATTGGAATAGATGTAGGAGTTATGACTTTCGCTACTCTTTCTACCGGAGAAAAAATTGATAACCCAAAATTCCTGAAAAACTCTCTTGAAAGATTGAAATGTTTGCAAATAAGAGTTTCTAAGAAAGTTAAAGGTTCAAAAAACCAGAGAAAGGCAGTCTATAAACTTGCGAAAATCCACGAAAAAATAAGTAATCAAAGGCATGATTTCCAGCATAAAGTTTCAAATCGGTTAATCAGCGAAAACCAGGCAATAGCCGTTGAAACTCTCAATATTAAAGGATTAAAGAAAAACCACAAATTAGCTCAGGTTATCAGTGATTCAGCATGGTATTCTTTCGTACTGAAATTAACGTACAAAGCTGAATGGGTAGGAAAAACTATACTGAAAATAGGCATGTTTGAACCTTCCTCTAAAATCTGTAACGTTTGTGGTTATAAACTTAAAGAATTAAGTTTAGATATTAGAGAGTGGCAATGTCCTGATTGCAAAAATACGCATGATAGAGACATTAACGCCGCTATCAATATTAAGAAAATTGCTGTAGGGACTACAGTTTGA
- the cutA gene encoding divalent-cation tolerance protein CutA, whose protein sequence is MKNASEIARELVSRRLAACVNMFPISSIYRWNEQIAEQNVIAMFVKTDSSCLNEIIEVVKSLHTYDLPAIEFWEIEGEQEYLDWVHVNSS, encoded by the coding sequence ATGAAGAATGCATCAGAAATCGCAAGAGAGCTGGTTTCAAGAAGGCTTGCAGCCTGCGTGAACATGTTTCCTATATCTTCAATCTACAGATGGAACGAACAGATAGCGGAGCAGAACGTGATCGCAATGTTTGTTAAAACCGACTCTTCATGCCTCAATGAAATTATTGAAGTGGTGAAATCCCTTCACACTTATGACCTGCCTGCCATCGAATTCTGGGAAATTGAAGGGGAACAGGAGTACCTAGACTGGGTCCATGTAAACAGTTCTTGA
- a CDS encoding site-2 protease family protein, translating to MSGTSIALGIFLLYWFLISFLDRKGILKKYNISTFGPFPILMIRTTKGLKLLDILARPKRYWRVFANIGILMMFAGMAAMFLVIMISDLALYTSFLNNTVPAPGKYNAPRNILLIPGLNEFIPFTWGVIALIVTLVVHEFSHAILCRVEGIRVKSMGILFALVPIGGFAEPDDEQLFGKKEDVKTELPLTATIEEIQEWEQKEGEKKLKEETNEGIDVPKPKETKPEPEVVATRTQRSRILAAGVMANFCVAFVALLLFFGPVLGAIAPLSDAMIVGINESSPAQLAGLQKDMVITQIDDTNVTTGIDLLSYLEKVEPGDTLRIHASKDSVVSVYNLKVPSSPEKCFSGVPVGGIVEGSPAEAAGIKTGMTMLRINDTRMRSIASFISVMEGTKANQTIEVEMLPSANYTGVLTENGTAIFDIQLAPNPSDGESGFLGVIYGNKGVLECKMLGISIWMPQAKFYLEALKQIPSLLDKPVGWIILFGLPIYGFAGEGFRGFSGTIAQFYHPVGWAEPLGVGIFWIANSLLWIGWLNFYVGLFNCLPAVPLDGGHVFRDFSYSLVYRFTRNEAVSEKVSNTITGSLSMLIMFSFLFMIFGPFIGQWI from the coding sequence TTGAGTGGCACAAGCATTGCACTGGGTATTTTTTTATTGTACTGGTTCCTGATTTCTTTTCTAGACAGAAAAGGTATCCTGAAAAAGTATAACATAAGCACTTTCGGGCCTTTCCCGATCCTCATGATCAGGACAACAAAGGGTCTTAAATTACTGGACATTCTTGCCCGTCCGAAACGTTACTGGAGGGTCTTCGCAAACATTGGAATCCTGATGATGTTTGCAGGCATGGCTGCTATGTTCCTGGTCATTATGATTTCGGACCTTGCACTCTATACATCTTTCCTGAACAACACAGTGCCAGCGCCGGGAAAGTACAATGCCCCCAGGAATATTCTGCTGATTCCGGGTCTAAATGAGTTTATTCCCTTTACCTGGGGAGTGATTGCCCTCATAGTCACTCTTGTAGTTCACGAGTTTTCTCACGCAATCCTGTGCAGGGTTGAAGGTATCAGAGTCAAATCCATGGGAATCCTGTTTGCCCTTGTCCCTATAGGGGGATTTGCGGAACCTGATGATGAACAGCTTTTCGGGAAAAAAGAGGATGTAAAAACAGAGCTTCCGCTAACGGCGACGATTGAGGAAATCCAGGAGTGGGAGCAAAAAGAAGGAGAAAAAAAGCTAAAAGAGGAGACAAATGAGGGAATAGATGTCCCCAAACCCAAAGAAACAAAGCCTGAGCCAGAAGTAGTTGCCACAAGAACCCAGAGGTCCCGTATCCTTGCTGCCGGAGTTATGGCTAATTTCTGCGTTGCTTTTGTAGCCCTACTGCTCTTTTTCGGGCCTGTGTTAGGAGCAATTGCTCCTCTCAGTGACGCAATGATCGTCGGCATAAACGAAAGTTCTCCAGCTCAGCTTGCCGGGCTTCAGAAAGACATGGTAATCACGCAGATTGATGACACAAACGTCACTACAGGCATTGACTTACTCTCCTATCTCGAAAAAGTCGAACCCGGTGACACTTTGCGCATCCATGCCTCAAAAGACAGTGTTGTTTCAGTCTATAATTTAAAAGTTCCTTCTTCTCCGGAGAAATGTTTCAGTGGAGTACCTGTAGGAGGAATTGTAGAAGGAAGTCCTGCAGAAGCTGCAGGAATCAAGACCGGAATGACAATGCTCCGGATTAACGACACAAGAATGCGAAGCATTGCAAGTTTCATTAGCGTCATGGAAGGGACAAAAGCAAACCAGACTATAGAGGTAGAGATGCTGCCCTCTGCAAATTATACGGGTGTCCTTACCGAAAACGGAACTGCTATTTTTGATATCCAGCTGGCCCCTAATCCCTCAGATGGTGAAAGTGGCTTCCTTGGAGTGATATACGGGAATAAAGGAGTTCTGGAGTGCAAGATGCTCGGGATTTCCATATGGATGCCCCAGGCAAAATTCTATCTTGAAGCGCTAAAGCAGATTCCTTCCCTGCTTGATAAACCAGTAGGCTGGATTATCCTTTTCGGGCTTCCTATATACGGATTTGCAGGTGAGGGGTTCCGCGGCTTTTCAGGCACAATCGCTCAGTTTTATCATCCTGTTGGCTGGGCCGAGCCCCTGGGAGTCGGAATATTCTGGATTGCAAACTCCCTGCTCTGGATTGGCTGGCTGAACTTTTACGTGGGTCTTTTCAACTGCCTGCCAGCTGTGCCTCTTGATGGTGGGCATGTGTTCAGGGATTTTAGCTACTCCCTCGTATACCGGTTTACGCGGAACGAAGCAGTTTCGGAGAAAGTCTCAAATACGATCACAGGAAGTCTTTCGATGTTGATCATGTTCTCATTCCTCTTCATGATCTTCGGGCCTTTCATAGGGCAGTGGATATGA
- a CDS encoding DEAD/DEAH box helicase, producing the protein MDISHLLNEIKASSRYENQIVHIEENPARDAIYAPLELKAQVKTALSDIGIESLYSHQAEAIEKVREGKDIVLCTNTASGKSLTYMIPIFETVMKDPEATALYISPLNALVNDQLKTFLEFEDTLNSGAGIARYTGALNAAQKRKIREEQTNIVFTNPEMVHMSFLAWHHLWRRFFSNLKFIVVDESHYYRGVIGSNMANVLRRLLRVAEHYGASPQFICCSATIGNPKEHTETLLGREAEVIENNGSSHGPQKFVFWNPPLYLNGKGNTVRKSSFSETSTLFTRAVQAGLQTLAFTRSRQGVERMYKSCRELLRERGLASAVCSYRSGYFDREREEVENKMNSGELRGVISTNALELGIDIGGLDACILDGYPGTVMSARQQAGRAGRSGNESLVLMVAGTNALDQYYMRNPDDFFARSSENAVLNPKNPYILAGHLLCAAKEFPLRAADEKYFGKGYSRVVELLEAEGLLAGSDLKYSTDPFPYKQVSLRGIDNNTYSLLAVEGEKSFPLEKDIEETLAFRECHPGAVYMHRGEPFYINSIDHEKKEIHAIKTHDSYYTKPMIDSSVLVRDTYAVKPLRHAPEVEVGLGDVEVTDTIIGYRKIRTHSDETMSAHDLEMPPITLQTVALWLKLPGRLQELIEQHKLDFAGGIHAVEHAMISMYPLHLLVDRSDVGGVSTPSHPDLGGKSGIFIYDGHRGGVGYAEKGYDLIEEVLDGTLKAIESCPCESGCPGCIQSPKCGNNNEPLDKHAAIMLLHELLGKAPYIPPEKKEKHLSEARALRQSPQKQDSGDALDRVRRQLRRETIKQEAPAGQEKKEKTFIATDENGGMIGVVSAPSPEKAAAKTFHHKLAGKKEATREKPIEIRVRDLGEGNDFHFLLWIESSESSESKETGAIEEEGRKKVVRKLIVRKIN; encoded by the coding sequence ATGGATATTTCCCACCTGCTGAATGAAATAAAAGCTTCCAGCCGATATGAAAACCAGATAGTTCATATTGAAGAAAATCCCGCAAGGGACGCCATTTACGCACCACTTGAGCTGAAGGCACAGGTAAAAACTGCCCTTTCAGACATTGGAATTGAATCTTTATACTCTCATCAGGCTGAAGCGATCGAAAAGGTCCGGGAAGGAAAAGATATAGTGCTTTGCACAAACACGGCAAGCGGTAAGTCCCTGACTTACATGATCCCTATTTTTGAAACTGTTATGAAAGACCCTGAGGCTACTGCCCTTTATATTTCCCCCCTCAATGCCCTTGTAAACGACCAGTTGAAAACCTTCCTTGAATTTGAAGATACACTGAATTCCGGAGCAGGTATAGCCCGTTATACTGGCGCCCTGAATGCAGCCCAGAAGAGAAAAATAAGGGAAGAGCAAACGAATATTGTTTTTACAAACCCTGAAATGGTACACATGAGTTTCCTTGCCTGGCACCATCTCTGGAGACGCTTTTTTTCAAACCTCAAATTCATTGTTGTTGACGAGAGCCATTACTACAGGGGAGTTATAGGGAGTAATATGGCAAACGTGCTCAGAAGGCTTCTCCGGGTTGCGGAACACTATGGAGCTTCCCCACAGTTTATCTGCTGTTCGGCAACCATAGGGAACCCGAAAGAGCATACCGAAACCCTGCTGGGGAGGGAAGCAGAGGTGATTGAAAATAACGGATCTTCCCACGGGCCACAGAAATTCGTATTCTGGAACCCTCCCCTTTACCTGAATGGAAAGGGAAATACAGTCAGAAAAAGCAGCTTTTCCGAAACCTCAACCCTTTTTACGCGGGCAGTTCAGGCAGGGCTCCAGACCCTTGCTTTTACGCGGTCCAGGCAGGGAGTGGAACGCATGTATAAGAGCTGCAGGGAACTTTTGAGGGAACGTGGACTTGCTTCTGCTGTCTGCTCTTACAGGAGCGGCTATTTTGACAGGGAGAGGGAAGAGGTCGAAAATAAAATGAATTCCGGAGAACTCAGAGGCGTCATTTCCACAAATGCCCTTGAACTCGGGATAGACATAGGAGGGCTTGATGCCTGCATCCTTGACGGCTATCCAGGCACGGTCATGAGCGCAAGACAGCAGGCGGGCAGGGCAGGCAGGAGCGGGAACGAAAGCCTTGTCCTTATGGTGGCCGGCACAAATGCCCTTGACCAGTATTACATGAGAAACCCGGACGACTTTTTTGCAAGAAGCAGTGAAAATGCAGTGCTTAACCCTAAAAACCCCTATATCCTTGCGGGGCACCTGCTCTGCGCAGCAAAGGAATTCCCCCTCAGGGCAGCCGATGAAAAGTACTTCGGGAAAGGGTATTCAAGAGTTGTTGAGTTGCTGGAAGCCGAAGGGCTGCTTGCAGGCAGCGATCTGAAGTATTCCACTGACCCTTTCCCTTACAAACAAGTCTCCCTCCGTGGGATAGACAATAATACTTACTCTCTTCTCGCCGTTGAAGGGGAAAAGAGCTTTCCTCTCGAAAAGGACATAGAGGAGACCCTGGCTTTCCGGGAATGCCATCCCGGTGCGGTCTACATGCACAGGGGAGAACCTTTCTACATAAACAGTATTGACCATGAAAAAAAAGAAATCCATGCCATAAAGACGCATGACAGCTACTACACAAAACCCATGATAGATTCCTCTGTCCTGGTGAGGGATACCTATGCGGTAAAGCCTCTCCGGCACGCTCCCGAGGTGGAGGTAGGGCTTGGGGACGTGGAGGTAACGGACACGATTATAGGGTACAGGAAAATCCGGACTCACAGCGACGAGACCATGAGTGCCCATGACCTTGAGATGCCTCCGATAACCCTCCAGACAGTTGCCCTCTGGCTTAAGCTTCCGGGGAGGCTACAGGAGCTGATAGAACAGCATAAGCTGGATTTTGCGGGCGGGATCCATGCTGTTGAGCATGCGATGATTTCCATGTACCCTCTGCACCTGCTCGTGGACAGGAGCGATGTAGGTGGGGTTTCTACTCCTTCCCATCCAGACCTTGGCGGCAAAAGCGGGATTTTCATCTATGACGGGCACAGGGGAGGAGTCGGGTATGCTGAAAAAGGCTATGACCTGATTGAAGAGGTCCTCGACGGCACCTTAAAAGCCATTGAAAGCTGCCCCTGCGAAAGTGGATGTCCTGGCTGTATCCAGTCTCCGAAGTGCGGGAACAACAACGAACCCCTTGACAAGCACGCTGCAATCATGCTCCTGCACGAACTCCTGGGAAAAGCTCCCTACATCCCACCTGAGAAAAAAGAAAAGCACCTTTCCGAAGCCAGAGCTCTGAGGCAGAGCCCGCAAAAACAGGATTCCGGAGATGCCCTTGACAGGGTCAGGAGGCAACTCAGGCGAGAGACCATAAAACAGGAAGCTCCGGCAGGGCAGGAGAAAAAGGAAAAGACCTTCATTGCCACGGACGAAAATGGGGGAATGATTGGAGTTGTATCGGCTCCTTCCCCGGAAAAAGCTGCAGCAAAAACCTTTCACCACAAACTCGCAGGGAAAAAAGAAGCCACCAGGGAAAAACCCATTGAAATACGGGTCAGAGACCTCGGGGAAGGTAATGACTTTCATTTCCTTCTCTGGATTGAAAGCTCTGAAAGCTCCGAAAGCAAAGAAACCGGAGCTATTGAAGAAGAGGGCAGGAAAAAGGTTGTGAGAAAACTGATTGTCAGGAAAATAAATTGA
- a CDS encoding NAD(P)/FAD-dependent oxidoreductase, translating to MGIENQASGKSEINSGYDVIIIGAGPAGMFAAYELAAGKLKTLVIDMGRDIDKRTCPMKTQSYCTHCMPCDIMCGVGGCGTFSDGTLNLRPDIGGDLAALTGDQAEAWELVDRVDKVFLKFGAPQGALLTEGPEIEELKRRAASVGARFIEIKQRHIGSDNAPAVIGRFKQDLVEKGVNFLIETEVHDLLVEDGICKGVIVSGGRVIRARYVLLSPGRRGCNWVSEMIEKHNIEARYGGIDIGVRVEVPAIIMDPVTKINRDPKFHIQTRRYDDFIRTFCTNRRGFVVKEEYEDFIATNGHSMANTESENTNFAFLVRIELTEPMENTTKYARSIAKLATTIGGGKPVLQRMGDLRRGRRSTKERLAKNLVINTLKDVTPGDISMALPHRIVMDIIEGLETLNEIIPGVASDSTLLYAPEVKFYAMHLKVDRQMETNIKNLFAAGDGAGLSRDIVNAAATGIMAAEGIIKKVNEELKKVNEELKRVEEDVKTVEED from the coding sequence ATGGGTATTGAAAATCAGGCTTCAGGGAAAAGCGAGATAAATTCGGGATATGATGTCATAATCATAGGAGCAGGGCCGGCGGGGATGTTTGCAGCTTACGAGCTTGCAGCCGGGAAGCTGAAAACTCTTGTTATTGATATGGGCAGGGACATTGACAAACGCACATGCCCCATGAAAACCCAGAGTTACTGCACGCACTGCATGCCCTGTGATATCATGTGCGGGGTTGGAGGCTGCGGGACTTTTTCAGATGGGACCCTGAACCTTCGGCCTGATATCGGAGGAGACCTTGCAGCCCTGACCGGAGACCAGGCTGAAGCCTGGGAACTGGTGGACAGGGTTGATAAAGTTTTCCTTAAATTCGGAGCGCCTCAGGGAGCTCTCCTTACCGAAGGTCCGGAAATAGAGGAGCTAAAACGCAGAGCTGCGTCGGTCGGAGCCCGGTTTATAGAGATCAAACAGCGACACATAGGTTCGGACAATGCCCCTGCAGTCATAGGGCGTTTCAAACAGGACCTTGTTGAGAAAGGTGTGAACTTCCTGATTGAAACTGAAGTCCATGACCTGCTTGTTGAGGACGGGATATGCAAGGGTGTTATAGTCTCAGGCGGAAGAGTCATCCGCGCAAGGTACGTGCTTCTGTCTCCCGGGCGAAGGGGCTGCAACTGGGTTTCGGAAATGATTGAAAAACATAATATAGAAGCCCGTTACGGAGGAATTGACATAGGGGTCCGGGTCGAAGTCCCTGCAATTATTATGGACCCTGTAACGAAAATCAACCGGGACCCCAAGTTCCATATCCAGACCCGCCGCTATGATGACTTTATCAGGACATTCTGCACAAACCGGCGCGGTTTTGTCGTTAAAGAAGAATATGAAGACTTCATTGCGACAAACGGCCATTCGATGGCAAACACGGAATCCGAAAACACCAATTTCGCATTCCTCGTCCGTATCGAACTGACCGAGCCCATGGAAAACACAACCAAATACGCCCGTTCGATTGCAAAACTTGCAACAACGATCGGGGGAGGAAAGCCTGTCCTCCAGCGTATGGGCGACCTCAGGCGCGGACGCCGTTCCACAAAAGAGCGCCTTGCCAAAAACCTGGTTATAAACACATTAAAAGATGTCACACCCGGTGATATCTCAATGGCTCTCCCGCACAGGATAGTCATGGACATAATAGAAGGCCTTGAGACCTTAAACGAGATCATTCCCGGTGTTGCCTCGGACTCAACCCTGCTTTACGCTCCTGAAGTCAAGTTCTACGCCATGCATCTGAAAGTCGACCGCCAGATGGAAACAAACATCAAAAATCTCTTTGCAGCAGGGGACGGAGCAGGGCTCTCAAGAGATATAGTCAATGCCGCAGCAACCGGAATCATGGCTGCAGAAGGGATTATAAAAAAGGTTAACGAAGAGCTAAAAAAGGTTAACGAAGAGCTGAAAAGGGTAGAAGAAGACGTGAAAACAGTCGAAGAAGACTAA
- a CDS encoding ISAzo13-like element transposase-related protein: MLRTKYSEEIEKQMKAFYDSLNEKDRRRYAAIEAMKLGHGGQNYISNVLGCHFQTVMAGIAELTNGTETPEDRIRKPGGGKKKIIDTVENLDEIFFEILKDHTAGSPMDKEIKWTNLNHKEISNAFKLRDMNVTPHVVKQLLKKHGFVKRKMQKTVAMKDCKDRNEQF; the protein is encoded by the coding sequence ATGCTGCGCACAAAATATTCGGAAGAAATTGAAAAGCAAATGAAAGCATTTTATGATTCATTGAACGAGAAAGACAGACGAAGATATGCAGCTATAGAAGCAATGAAATTAGGTCATGGGGGACAAAACTACATAAGTAATGTGCTGGGTTGCCATTTTCAGACTGTCATGGCTGGAATTGCTGAACTCACTAATGGTACAGAAACACCAGAGGACAGGATTCGAAAGCCTGGAGGAGGTAAAAAGAAAATCATCGACACTGTGGAAAATCTCGATGAAATTTTCTTTGAGATCTTAAAAGACCATACGGCTGGGAGTCCTATGGATAAAGAAATCAAATGGACAAACCTGAATCACAAAGAAATTTCAAATGCTTTTAAATTGAGGGATATGAATGTAACACCTCATGTAGTAAAGCAGCTTTTGAAGAAACATGGTTTTGTAAAGAGAAAAATGCAAAAAACCGTTGCAATGAAAGATTGTAAAGACCGAAATGAGCAATTTTAG